A window from Zavarzinia compransoris encodes these proteins:
- a CDS encoding ArsR/SmtB family transcription factor: MDESTAIEALGALAQPTRMAAFRFLVAALPEGVPAGDIAAALVVPHNTLSSHLAILARAGLVRSVRAGRTVSYRADLDGFQALVAFMTEDCCQGRPDRCRLPGGGNEGGCLA, from the coding sequence ATGGACGAATCAACCGCGATCGAAGCCCTGGGGGCGCTGGCCCAGCCCACCCGCATGGCAGCCTTCCGCTTCCTGGTCGCCGCCCTGCCCGAAGGGGTGCCGGCGGGCGATATCGCGGCGGCGCTTGTCGTGCCCCACAACACGCTGTCCTCGCATCTGGCGATCCTGGCCCGGGCCGGCCTCGTCCGGTCGGTCCGGGCGGGGCGGACCGTGTCCTATCGCGCCGATCTCGACGGCTTCCAGGCCCTGGTCGCCTTCATGACCGAGGATTGCTGCCAGGGCCGGCCGGACCGCTGCCGGCTGCCGGGCGGCGGCAACGAGGGGGGATGCCTTGCCTGA
- the pstC gene encoding phosphate ABC transporter permease subunit PstC — translation MPSYILIATILVLSVIGYYMGRSTALARNGGKVKGLHSLPGYYGYYMALWCAVPALLVAALWLIFENSIIDGLILADLPAGVPADRASLFMTDVRNFSQNGAIAGEVTDALREVSARYVALHDYSGIALAIGALAVGVLGLAFGQARIRASLRARPKVERAMMIALMAASTIAVLTTVGIIMSLLFESAMFFEKVSVTEFLFGLQWSPQTAMRADQVGSTGSFGAVPLFAGTLLITVIAMVVAVPIGLMAAIYMSEYANRKVRAVLKPVLEVLAGIPTVVYGFFAALTVAPFVRMVGQSIGLDVASESALAAGIVMGIMIVPFVSSLSDDVMTAVPQAMRDGSYGLGATKSETIKRVILPAALPGVVGAVMLAISRAIGETMIVVMAAGLSANLTANPFEAVTTVTVQIATLLVGDQEFDSPKTLATFALGLVLFIVTLCLNIVALRIVRKYREQYE, via the coding sequence ATGCCGAGTTACATTCTGATCGCGACGATCCTCGTGCTGTCGGTGATCGGCTACTACATGGGCCGTTCCACCGCGCTGGCGCGGAACGGCGGCAAGGTGAAGGGCCTGCATTCGTTGCCGGGCTACTACGGCTACTACATGGCGCTCTGGTGCGCCGTGCCGGCCCTCCTCGTCGCCGCCCTCTGGCTCATCTTCGAGAACAGCATCATCGACGGCCTGATCCTGGCCGACCTGCCGGCCGGCGTGCCGGCCGACCGTGCTTCGCTGTTCATGACCGACGTGCGCAACTTCTCGCAGAACGGCGCCATCGCCGGCGAGGTGACGGATGCGCTGCGCGAAGTCTCGGCGCGTTACGTCGCGCTGCATGACTATTCCGGCATCGCGCTCGCCATCGGCGCGCTCGCCGTCGGCGTGCTCGGTCTCGCCTTCGGCCAGGCCCGGATCCGCGCCAGCCTGCGGGCCCGCCCCAAGGTCGAACGGGCGATGATGATCGCCCTGATGGCGGCCTCGACCATCGCCGTGCTGACCACGGTCGGCATCATCATGTCGCTGCTGTTCGAATCGGCGATGTTCTTCGAGAAGGTCTCGGTCACCGAGTTCCTCTTCGGCCTGCAGTGGAGCCCGCAGACGGCCATGCGCGCCGACCAGGTGGGCTCGACCGGTTCCTTCGGCGCCGTGCCGCTCTTCGCCGGCACCCTGCTGATCACCGTGATCGCCATGGTCGTCGCCGTGCCCATCGGCCTGATGGCGGCGATCTATATGTCGGAATATGCCAACCGCAAGGTGCGCGCCGTGCTGAAGCCGGTGCTCGAAGTGCTGGCGGGCATTCCGACCGTCGTCTACGGCTTCTTCGCCGCCCTGACCGTCGCCCCCTTCGTGCGCATGGTCGGCCAGTCGATCGGGCTTGACGTCGCTTCCGAATCCGCGCTCGCCGCCGGCATCGTCATGGGCATCATGATCGTGCCCTTCGTCTCCTCGCTGTCGGACGACGTGATGACCGCCGTGCCCCAGGCGATGCGCGACGGTTCCTACGGCCTCGGCGCCACCAAGTCCGAGACGATCAAGCGCGTGATCCTGCCCGCCGCCCTGCCGGGCGTCGTCGGCGCCGTCATGCTGGCGATCTCGCGCGCCATCGGCGAAACCATGATCGTGGTCATGGCCGCCGGCCTCTCGGCCAACCTGACCGCCAATCCCTTCGAGGCGGTGACCACCGTGACGGTGCAGATCGCGACCCTGCTGGTCGGCGACCAGGAGTTCGACAGCCCGAAGACGCTGGCGACCTTCGCCCTCGGCCTCGTGCTGTTCATCGTCACCCTCTGCCTGAACATCGTGGCGCTGCGGATCGTCCGCAAGTATCGGGAGCAGTACGAATGA
- the pstB gene encoding phosphate ABC transporter ATP-binding protein PstB produces MTALDFTTHTVPLDGKAKISAKSVNLWYGEKQALYNINLEVAENQVTALIGPSGCGKSTFLRCLNRMNDTISICRVQGDIRIDGDDIYAPDLDVVHLRARVGMVFQKPNPFPKSIFDNVAYGPRLHGLAESKDHLDHIVKSSLERAGLWKEVSDRLPSPGTGLSGGQQQRLCIARAIAVSPEVILMDEPCSALDPIATAKIEELIDELRENFTIAIVTHSMQQAARVSQRTAFFHLGVLVENGPTEGIFTSPVDKRTQDYVTGRFG; encoded by the coding sequence ATGACTGCCCTCGACTTTACCACCCACACCGTTCCCCTGGACGGCAAGGCCAAGATCTCGGCCAAGAGCGTCAACCTCTGGTATGGCGAGAAACAGGCCCTCTACAACATCAACCTGGAGGTCGCCGAGAACCAGGTGACGGCGCTGATCGGCCCGTCGGGCTGCGGCAAGTCCACGTTCCTGCGGTGCCTGAACCGCATGAACGACACGATCTCGATCTGCCGCGTGCAGGGCGACATCCGCATCGACGGGGACGATATCTACGCCCCCGACCTCGACGTGGTGCACCTGCGCGCCCGGGTCGGCATGGTGTTCCAGAAGCCGAATCCCTTCCCGAAGTCGATCTTCGACAATGTCGCCTATGGCCCGCGCCTGCACGGCCTGGCGGAATCGAAGGACCATCTCGATCACATCGTGAAGTCCAGCCTCGAGCGTGCCGGCCTCTGGAAGGAAGTGTCGGACCGCCTCCCGTCGCCGGGCACCGGCCTTTCGGGCGGTCAGCAGCAGCGCCTGTGCATCGCCCGGGCGATCGCGGTCTCGCCGGAAGTGATCCTGATGGACGAGCCCTGCTCGGCCCTCGACCCGATCGCCACCGCGAAGATCGAGGAACTGATCGACGAACTGCGCGAGAATTTCACCATCGCCATCGTCACCCACTCGATGCAGCAGGCGGCGCGCGTCTCCCAGCGCACGGCCTTCTTCCATCTGGGCGTGCTGGTCGAGAACGGCCCGACCGAGGGGATCTTCACCTCGCCGGTCGACAAGCGCACCCAGGACTATGTCACCGGCCGCTTCGGCTGA
- the arsC gene encoding arsenate reductase (glutaredoxin) (This arsenate reductase requires both glutathione and glutaredoxin to convert arsenate to arsenite, after which the efflux transporter formed by ArsA and ArsB can extrude the arsenite from the cell, providing resistance.) produces MPDTDVVIYHNPDCGTSRNTLALIRHAGIEPHVVPYLALPPAAALLTRLARRAGVPLRALLREKGTPYRDLGLDDPSLPDAALLAAVGHHPILLNRPLVVTPLGVRLCRPSEAVLDLLPPGPYGFFAKEDGEVVIDHAGRRVAGG; encoded by the coding sequence TTGCCTGACACGGATGTCGTCATCTATCACAACCCGGATTGCGGCACGTCGCGCAATACGCTCGCCCTGATCCGCCATGCCGGGATCGAACCCCATGTCGTCCCCTATCTGGCGCTGCCGCCCGCGGCGGCGCTGCTGACCCGCCTGGCGCGCCGTGCCGGGGTGCCCCTGCGCGCCCTGCTGCGGGAGAAGGGCACGCCTTACCGCGACCTCGGCCTCGACGATCCGTCGCTGCCGGATGCGGCGCTGCTGGCCGCGGTCGGGCACCACCCGATCCTGCTCAACCGGCCGCTGGTGGTGACGCCGCTGGGGGTCCGCCTGTGCCGCCCGTCGGAGGCGGTGCTCGACCTTCTGCCGCCGGGGCCCTACGGCTTCTTCGCCAAGGAGGATGGCGAGGTCGTCATCGATCATGCCGGCCGGCGGGTGGCGGGGGGCTGA
- the arsB gene encoding ACR3 family arsenite efflux transporter, whose amino-acid sequence MPFFERYLSLFVLLCIGVGIGLGESVPGLFRSLAAMEVATINLPVAALVWAMIVPMLLRVDFRSVGGVFTHWRGMAVTLFVNWAVKPFSMALFGALFLGWLFRPLLPADQIDSYLAGLILLAAAPCTAMVFVWSGLTRGEPTFTLVQVAVNDLLMILAFGPLVGLLLGVAAISVPWQTLFYAVGLYIVGPLVLAQGLRGLALRLAGPAGVERLLGGLRPLSLGALMATLVLLFGYQGGRIVAEPLIILLLAVPILVQVYVNAALAYGLNRWLGERHCVAGPSALIGASNFFELAVATAISLFGLESGAALATVVGVLVEVPVMLTVVRLVNRSRGWYERGRG is encoded by the coding sequence GTGCCGTTTTTCGAACGCTACCTGTCGCTTTTCGTATTGCTGTGCATCGGCGTCGGGATCGGCCTCGGCGAAAGCGTGCCGGGCCTGTTCCGGTCGCTGGCGGCGATGGAGGTGGCGACCATCAACCTGCCGGTCGCCGCGCTGGTCTGGGCCATGATCGTGCCCATGCTGCTGCGGGTGGATTTCCGCTCGGTCGGGGGGGTCTTCACCCATTGGCGCGGCATGGCGGTGACGCTTTTCGTCAATTGGGCGGTGAAGCCCTTTTCCATGGCGCTGTTCGGGGCCTTGTTCCTCGGCTGGCTGTTCCGGCCCCTGCTGCCGGCGGATCAGATCGATTCCTATCTCGCCGGGCTGATCCTGCTGGCGGCGGCCCCGTGCACGGCCATGGTCTTCGTCTGGTCCGGCCTCACCCGGGGCGAGCCGACCTTCACCCTGGTGCAGGTGGCGGTGAACGACCTCTTGATGATCCTGGCCTTCGGGCCCCTGGTCGGCCTGCTGCTGGGGGTGGCGGCGATCAGCGTGCCCTGGCAGACATTGTTCTATGCCGTCGGCCTTTATATCGTCGGGCCGCTGGTCCTGGCCCAGGGCCTGCGTGGGCTGGCGCTGCGCCTGGCGGGGCCGGCGGGGGTGGAACGCCTGCTGGGCGGCCTGCGGCCCCTGTCGCTGGGGGCGCTGATGGCCACGCTGGTGCTGCTGTTCGGCTATCAGGGCGGGCGCATCGTCGCCGAGCCGCTGATCATCCTGCTGCTGGCCGTGCCGATCCTGGTCCAGGTCTATGTCAATGCGGCGCTTGCCTATGGTCTCAACCGCTGGCTCGGGGAACGGCATTGCGTGGCCGGGCCGTCGGCCCTGATCGGCGCCAGCAATTTCTTCGAACTGGCGGTGGCGACGGCGATCAGCCTTTTCGGGCTCGAGTCCGGCGCCGCCCTGGCGACGGTGGTCGGGGTCCTGGTCGAGGTGCCGGTGATGCTGACGGTGGTCAGGCTGGTGAACCGCAGCCGCGGCTGGTACGAGCGGGGCCGGGGTTGA
- a CDS encoding DUF502 domain-containing protein, producing MERIRRNIVTGLLASLPLLLTAWIVKIVFDFLVAAGRPVVLGFAAGLTDRAPEVADLLRQDWFQSLLAAIVTLFALYLLGALTTAMVGRRLWHLFDRLMARIPFVEAVYGAVRKLITSFQQAPAGQQRVVLIEFPSPDMKTIGFVTKVFTTSDTGREVAAVYVPTAPNPTSGYMELVPVEKLVWLDWTANEAMQFILSGGTAAPDRLTFGS from the coding sequence ATGGAACGTATACGCCGCAATATCGTCACCGGGCTGCTGGCCAGCCTGCCGCTGCTGCTGACCGCCTGGATCGTCAAGATCGTGTTCGATTTCCTGGTCGCCGCCGGGCGGCCGGTGGTGCTCGGCTTTGCCGCCGGCCTGACCGACCGGGCGCCCGAGGTGGCCGACCTGCTGCGCCAGGACTGGTTCCAGAGCCTGCTGGCGGCGATCGTCACCCTCTTCGCCCTCTATCTGCTCGGCGCGCTGACCACGGCCATGGTCGGGCGGCGGCTGTGGCACCTGTTCGACCGGCTGATGGCGCGCATCCCCTTCGTCGAAGCGGTCTACGGCGCGGTGCGGAAGCTGATCACCTCGTTCCAGCAGGCGCCGGCCGGCCAGCAGCGGGTGGTGCTGATCGAGTTTCCCAGCCCCGACATGAAGACCATCGGCTTTGTCACCAAGGTCTTCACCACCTCGGACACCGGGCGCGAGGTGGCGGCGGTCTATGTCCCGACCGCGCCCAACCCGACCTCCGGCTATATGGAACTGGTGCCGGTCGAGAAACTGGTGTGGCTCGACTGGACCGCGAACGAGGCGATGCAGTTCATCCTGTCCGGCGGCACGGCGGCGCCCGACCGTCTCACCTTCGGCTCTTGA
- a CDS encoding acyl-CoA synthetase — protein MDEVLRIATYDDVLAIEAVPLRDRLHGLTDTYGVIERAARLWPDEWALRFLLIGDPELPSHDVSYRDLLARVTAAANLFQRLGIGPGRAVGLLLPNAPETHYALWGAQAAGIASPVNPLLEPGKIADILRNAGATVLVTLAPFPQSDLWDKAVEVIDQVPGLTTVLRVDLSPYVPEAMRPMLAALTPPDRWPARADVDILDFGAALAGEAGDRLVSGRVIGEGEVAAYFHTGGTTGTPKLARQTHANQVFEACILGSLMGAREDRVLLCGLPLFHVNGTMVTGLAAFASGRTVVLLTPQGYRGQGVVANFWALVERFRGNSFSGVPTLYAALLDVPIAGRDVSSLRSAICGAAPMPADLIRRFEQATGVKILEGYGMTEGTCASAMNPRWGERRTGSVGFRLPYVELQPMVLDERGRPSHACAVGEVGALCMKGPQLFAGYAGQPAPDGWFDTGDLARYDGDHYLWLVGRSKDLIIRGGHNIDPQMIEDVLAAHPAVALAAAIGQPDAYAGELPAAYVALRPGAAASAEDLITYARAHVPERAAAPVHLEILPELPVTAVGKIHKPPLRQRAAARVLGDALRAAGVAATVETREDATRGLLAVITPVPGTTADEIREVVGGFAVATEIAESRAAAT, from the coding sequence ATGGACGAAGTCCTGCGCATTGCAACCTATGACGACGTCCTGGCGATCGAGGCGGTGCCCCTGCGGGACCGGCTGCACGGCCTGACCGATACCTATGGTGTGATCGAGCGGGCGGCCCGGCTGTGGCCCGACGAATGGGCGCTGCGCTTCCTGCTGATCGGCGATCCGGAACTGCCGTCCCACGACGTCAGCTATCGCGATCTTCTCGCCCGGGTGACCGCTGCCGCCAACCTGTTCCAGCGGCTGGGCATCGGGCCGGGGCGGGCGGTCGGCCTGCTGCTGCCCAATGCGCCCGAGACCCATTATGCGCTTTGGGGCGCCCAAGCGGCGGGGATCGCCAGCCCGGTCAATCCCCTGCTGGAACCGGGCAAGATCGCCGATATCCTGCGCAATGCCGGCGCCACCGTGCTCGTCACCCTCGCCCCCTTCCCGCAGTCCGACCTCTGGGACAAGGCGGTGGAGGTGATCGATCAGGTGCCGGGCCTGACCACCGTGCTCCGGGTCGATCTCTCGCCCTATGTGCCCGAGGCCATGCGCCCCATGCTGGCGGCCCTGACCCCGCCCGACCGGTGGCCGGCACGGGCGGATGTCGATATTCTCGATTTCGGCGCCGCCCTGGCGGGCGAGGCCGGGGACCGGCTCGTCTCCGGCCGGGTGATCGGGGAAGGCGAGGTCGCCGCCTATTTCCATACCGGCGGCACCACGGGCACGCCCAAGCTGGCCCGCCAGACCCACGCCAACCAGGTGTTCGAGGCCTGTATCCTCGGCAGTCTCATGGGGGCGCGGGAAGACCGGGTGCTGCTCTGCGGCCTGCCGCTGTTCCATGTCAACGGCACCATGGTCACCGGCCTTGCCGCCTTCGCCAGCGGGCGCACCGTCGTGCTGCTCACGCCCCAGGGCTATCGCGGCCAGGGCGTGGTGGCCAATTTCTGGGCCCTGGTCGAACGCTTCCGGGGCAATTCCTTCTCGGGCGTGCCCACGCTTTATGCCGCGCTGCTCGACGTGCCGATCGCCGGGCGCGACGTCTCCTCGCTGCGCTCGGCGATCTGCGGCGCGGCGCCCATGCCGGCGGACCTGATCCGCCGCTTCGAACAGGCGACGGGGGTGAAGATCCTCGAAGGTTACGGCATGACCGAGGGCACCTGCGCCAGCGCCATGAACCCGCGCTGGGGCGAGCGGCGCACCGGCTCCGTCGGCTTCCGCCTGCCCTATGTCGAGTTGCAGCCCATGGTTCTGGACGAGCGGGGCCGGCCGTCGCACGCATGCGCCGTGGGCGAGGTCGGGGCGCTGTGCATGAAGGGGCCGCAGCTTTTCGCCGGCTATGCCGGCCAGCCGGCACCGGACGGCTGGTTCGACACCGGCGACCTTGCCCGTTACGACGGGGATCATTACCTGTGGCTGGTCGGGCGTTCCAAGGACCTGATCATTCGCGGCGGCCATAATATCGATCCCCAGATGATCGAGGATGTCCTCGCCGCCCATCCCGCCGTCGCCCTGGCCGCCGCCATCGGCCAGCCCGACGCCTATGCCGGCGAACTGCCCGCGGCCTATGTCGCGCTGCGCCCCGGCGCCGCCGCCTCGGCGGAGGACCTGATCACCTATGCCCGCGCCCATGTGCCGGAACGGGCGGCGGCCCCGGTCCATCTGGAAATCCTGCCGGAACTGCCGGTGACGGCGGTCGGCAAGATCCACAAGCCGCCGCTGCGCCAGCGCGCCGCCGCCCGGGTGCTGGGCGACGCGCTGCGTGCCGCCGGCGTCGCCGCCACGGTGGAGACGCGGGAGGATGCGACGCGCGGCCTGCTCGCCGTCATTACCCCGGTACCGGGGACGACGGCGGATGAGATCCGCGAGGTGGTGGGCGGCTTCGCCGTCGCCACGGAAATCGCCGAAAGCCGCGCTGCCGCAACGTAA
- the pstA gene encoding phosphate ABC transporter permease PstA, with translation MTDVANKYTVEPFSASVEKRERFNRLLKKRYAAEARFKMWGIAAISVAVVFLVLLLGSIIMQGSSAFVTTRVTLDVHLDPAVIDPQGTKDPKVLAAADYNALLRKSMQTLFPEVEGRGPTRAMMSILSSSAPYAVADFVRENPDQIGQTVKISVLTDDIIDMLRKGYIDRNVPESDRKVDDFQLGIYDKLVSTGAIAAALNTDLLTTGDSREPENAGLWGAVVGSFLTLIVTIGISFPLGVMAAIYLEEFAPKNRWTDMIEVNINNLAAVPSIVFGLLGLAVFLNFFGMPRSAPLVGGLVLALQALPIIIIASRAAIKAVPPSIREAALGMGASPLQTVVHHTLPLSMPGMLTGAILGMAHALGETAPLLMIGMVAFIVDIPSGFTSPATVLPVQIYLWADSPERAFVEKTSAAIMVLLVFLVFMNAAAIYLRKKFERKW, from the coding sequence ATGACCGACGTCGCGAACAAATACACCGTCGAGCCGTTCTCGGCCTCGGTCGAGAAACGCGAGAGGTTCAACCGGCTGCTGAAGAAGCGCTATGCCGCCGAGGCGCGCTTCAAGATGTGGGGCATCGCGGCGATCTCCGTCGCCGTGGTCTTCCTCGTCCTTCTGCTCGGATCGATCATCATGCAGGGCTCCTCGGCCTTCGTGACCACGCGGGTGACGCTGGACGTCCATCTCGACCCCGCGGTGATCGATCCCCAGGGCACCAAGGATCCCAAGGTGCTGGCGGCGGCGGACTACAACGCCCTGCTGCGCAAGTCGATGCAGACCCTGTTCCCCGAGGTCGAGGGCCGCGGCCCGACCCGGGCGATGATGTCCATCCTCTCGTCCAGCGCGCCTTACGCGGTCGCCGATTTCGTGCGGGAAAACCCGGACCAGATCGGCCAGACGGTGAAGATCTCGGTCCTGACCGACGACATCATCGACATGCTGCGCAAGGGTTATATCGACCGCAACGTGCCCGAGTCCGACCGCAAGGTCGACGACTTCCAGCTCGGCATCTACGACAAGCTGGTCTCGACCGGGGCGATCGCCGCCGCGCTCAACACCGACCTGCTGACCACGGGCGACAGCCGCGAGCCGGAAAACGCCGGTCTCTGGGGCGCCGTCGTCGGCTCGTTCCTCACCCTCATCGTGACGATCGGGATCTCCTTCCCGCTCGGCGTGATGGCGGCGATCTATCTCGAGGAATTCGCCCCGAAGAACCGCTGGACCGACATGATCGAGGTGAACATCAACAACCTCGCCGCGGTGCCGTCCATCGTCTTCGGCCTGCTCGGCCTTGCCGTGTTCCTGAATTTCTTCGGGATGCCGCGCTCGGCACCGCTGGTCGGCGGTCTCGTGCTGGCGTTGCAGGCGCTGCCGATCATCATCATCGCGTCCCGCGCCGCGATCAAGGCGGTGCCGCCCTCGATCCGGGAAGCGGCCCTCGGCATGGGTGCCTCGCCGCTCCAGACCGTGGTGCACCATACCCTGCCGCTGTCGATGCCGGGCATGCTGACCGGCGCGATCCTGGGCATGGCCCATGCGCTCGGCGAAACCGCGCCGCTGCTCATGATCGGCATGGTCGCCTTCATCGTCGACATCCCGTCGGGCTTCACCTCGCCCGCCACGGTGCTGCCGGTGCAGATCTACCTCTGGGCGGACAGCCCGGAACGCGCCTTCGTCGAAAAGACCTCGGCCGCGATCATGGTCCTGCTGGTGTTCCTGGTCTTCATGAACGCCGCCGCGATCTACCTCCGCAAGAAATTCGAACGTAAGTGGTGA
- a CDS encoding PstS family phosphate ABC transporter substrate-binding protein yields MALKTSFAALGVAAVLATAVAGAAEARDQIRIVGSSTVFPFTTAAAEAFGKLGAFKTPIVESTGTGGGLKLFCGGVGVDSPDITGASRRIKKSEVETCAANGITEIVEVTIGFDGIVFANAKPGPAFDVDKAILWKALAAKVVVDGKLVDNPYKTWNEIDAKLPANKIEVLGPPPTSGTRDAFNELVMEKGCEEAHAADAIIASGVDKKDVGKACMKIREDGIYVEAGENDNLIVQKLVANPNAFGIFGYSFLEENADKIKGATIEGVKPEYEDISSGKYGVSRSLFIYVKKAHVGTVPGIQEFLTEYTSEKAMGENGYLADKGLIALPAPEAAKVRDIVAKLTPLDTASVK; encoded by the coding sequence ATGGCCCTCAAGACCAGCTTCGCCGCCCTTGGCGTTGCCGCCGTTCTGGCGACCGCCGTTGCCGGCGCCGCCGAAGCCCGCGACCAGATCCGCATCGTCGGCTCGTCCACCGTGTTTCCCTTCACCACCGCGGCTGCCGAGGCGTTCGGCAAGCTCGGCGCCTTCAAGACCCCGATCGTCGAGTCGACCGGCACCGGCGGCGGTCTGAAGCTGTTCTGCGGCGGCGTCGGTGTCGACAGCCCGGACATCACCGGCGCCTCGCGCCGCATCAAGAAGTCGGAAGTCGAGACCTGCGCCGCCAACGGCATCACCGAGATCGTCGAAGTGACGATCGGCTTCGACGGCATCGTCTTCGCCAATGCGAAGCCGGGCCCGGCCTTCGACGTCGACAAGGCGATCCTGTGGAAGGCCCTGGCCGCCAAGGTGGTGGTCGACGGCAAGCTGGTCGACAATCCCTACAAGACCTGGAACGAGATCGACGCCAAGCTGCCGGCGAACAAGATCGAAGTGCTGGGCCCGCCCCCGACCTCGGGCACCCGTGACGCCTTCAACGAGCTGGTGATGGAAAAGGGCTGCGAGGAAGCGCATGCCGCCGACGCCATCATCGCCTCGGGCGTCGACAAGAAGGACGTCGGCAAGGCCTGCATGAAGATCCGTGAAGACGGCATCTATGTCGAAGCCGGCGAGAACGACAACCTGATCGTGCAGAAGCTGGTCGCCAACCCGAACGCCTTCGGCATCTTCGGCTACAGCTTCCTCGAAGAAAACGCCGACAAGATCAAGGGCGCCACGATCGAAGGCGTGAAGCCGGAATACGAGGACATCTCCTCGGGCAAGTACGGCGTGTCGCGCTCGCTCTTCATCTACGTGAAGAAGGCCCATGTCGGCACCGTGCCGGGCATCCAGGAATTCCTCACCGAATACACCTCCGAAAAGGCGATGGGCGAGAACGGCTACCTTGCCGACAAGGGCCTGATCGCCCTGCCGGCCCCGGAAGCCGCCAAGGTCCGCGACATCGTCGCCAAGCTGACGCCGCTCGACACCGCCTCGGTGAAGTAA
- a CDS encoding MFS transporter — MAGLGVGQILAWGSSFYLPAVLAAPVAADTGWPLTAVVAGLSVALVVGGLASPRLGRAIQRRGGRPVLAAGSAGIAAGLVILAAAPNLPVFLAGWVVIGLGMAAGLYDAAFACLGRLYGARARTAITALTLFGGFASTLCWPLAAWAEARLGWRGTCLAFAAAQVLIVVPLYLLVVPPVPAEAPAGAGAAGAAPVPDRRLLLLTGGAVTLTGAVTAVVSVHFIALLGPREGGLAAAVALGALIGPAQVAARVVELGLGRHRHPIWTMAAAAGLILAGLAGLMSGFVTAAAALILYGGGVGIFSIARGTVPLALFGPGSYASVMGGLARPMMLAGALAPTVAAAGLEILGPRPILWGLAAAAAATVIFVAILAREVARGRTGGAVRT, encoded by the coding sequence GTGGCCGGTCTCGGCGTCGGGCAGATCCTGGCCTGGGGCTCGTCCTTCTACCTGCCGGCGGTGCTGGCGGCGCCGGTGGCGGCGGACACCGGCTGGCCGCTGACGGCGGTGGTGGCGGGCCTTTCCGTCGCGCTGGTGGTGGGCGGGCTGGCCTCGCCCCGGCTGGGCCGGGCGATCCAGCGCCGGGGCGGGCGCCCGGTGCTGGCCGCGGGCAGCGCCGGCATCGCCGCGGGCCTCGTCATCCTGGCCGCGGCGCCCAACCTCCCCGTCTTTCTCGCCGGCTGGGTGGTGATCGGCCTCGGCATGGCGGCCGGGCTCTATGATGCCGCCTTCGCCTGTCTCGGCCGGCTTTACGGGGCACGGGCGCGGACCGCGATCACCGCGCTGACCCTGTTCGGCGGCTTTGCCAGCACCCTGTGCTGGCCGCTGGCCGCCTGGGCCGAGGCAAGGCTCGGCTGGCGCGGCACCTGCCTGGCCTTCGCCGCCGCCCAGGTCCTGATCGTCGTCCCGCTCTATCTTCTCGTCGTGCCCCCGGTGCCGGCGGAGGCCCCGGCCGGGGCGGGGGCCGCCGGCGCCGCGCCGGTGCCGGACCGGCGCCTGCTGCTGCTGACCGGCGGCGCGGTCACCCTGACCGGGGCGGTGACGGCGGTGGTGTCCGTTCATTTCATCGCCCTTCTCGGTCCGCGCGAGGGCGGGTTGGCGGCAGCGGTCGCGCTCGGCGCCCTGATCGGGCCGGCCCAGGTCGCGGCCCGGGTGGTCGAGCTTGGCCTTGGCCGGCACCGCCACCCGATCTGGACCATGGCCGCCGCCGCCGGCCTGATCCTGGCCGGCCTGGCGGGCCTGATGTCCGGCTTCGTGACGGCGGCGGCGGCCCTGATCCTTTACGGCGGCGGGGTGGGCATTTTCTCGATCGCGCGCGGCACCGTGCCGCTGGCCCTGTTCGGGCCCGGGTCCTATGCGTCGGTCATGGGCGGCCTGGCCCGGCCCATGATGCTGGCCGGCGCCCTGGCCCCGACCGTGGCGGCGGCGGGATTGGAGATCCTCGGGCCCCGGCCGATCCTGTGGGGATTGGCGGCCGCGGCCGCGGCGACTGTCATCTTCGTGGCGATTCTGGCCCGCGAGGTGGCCCGCGGGCGCACAGGCGGAGCCGTCCGGACTTGA